The following proteins come from a genomic window of Halictus rubicundus isolate RS-2024b chromosome 8, iyHalRubi1_principal, whole genome shotgun sequence:
- the LOC143356195 gene encoding C-type lectin domain family 6 member A, protein MSQLFIFVTFLMVSLITNVTFCDRCFQINLRPLPYYQLIKTNFRSSHVILSRTTVRSVNECREFALAKKALAFNYGLESKRSEWHLNTRNKQRKGTIKVCQALQCPEVHNFTVLRKDKNYKYYSMYPSYIPSGSNFTLICIPKTGVFVISNNYLNYSQAQRSCQKINSTLAHIISEERTGGLAKYISENTPTFVGLSNRDHEKIWKNEFDEPFSCFKYRAWGEGEPSHSRGCVAIMKSPKSEYSSVWKVVPCDSLLHFICEVSPMHQSLRN, encoded by the exons ATGAGCCAACTGTTTATATTTGTTACCTTTTTAATGGTATCTTTAATAACGAACGTAACTTTCTGTGATCGTTGCTTTCAAATTAATTTGCGACCTTTGCCATATTATCAACTAATCAAAACGAATTTTCGTTCAAGTCATGTAATACTTTCGAGGACAACTGTACGAAGTGTAAACGAGTGCAGAGAGTTTGCCTTAGCCAAGAAAGCTCTGGCTTTTAATTATGGTTTAGAAAGTAAACGTAGTG AATGGCATTTGAATACGCGAAACAAGCAACGTAAAGGAACAATTAAAGTTTGCCAAGCTCTTCAGTGTCCAGAAGTTCACAATTTTACTGTTCTGCGAAAAGATAAGAATTACAAATACTATAGCATGTATCCCAGCTATATTCCATctg GCTCGAACTTTACATTGATTTGTATTCCGAAGACAGGGGTTTTCgtaatttcgaataattatttgaattataGTCAAGCACAACGTTCTTGCCAGAAGATAAATTCTACCCTGGCTCATATTATTAGTGAGGAGCGCACGGGAGGTCTAGCGAAATATATTTCTGAAAATACACCCACTTTTGTTGGTCTCAGTAACCGTGATCacgagaaaatttggaaaaacgaATTTG aTGAACCATTTTCCTGTTTTAAATATCGAGCATGGGGAGAAGGAGAACCGTCGCACTCGAGGGGATGCGTTGCTATTATGAAATCACCTAAATCAGAATATAGTTCTGTTTGGAAGGTTGTACCATGTGACAGTCTACTACACTTTATTTGTGAAGTTTCGCCAATGCACCAATCTTTACGTaattaa
- the Ak1 gene encoding adenylate kinase 1, with product MKTIWIIGGPGCGKGTQCERIIGKYGFYHISSGDLLREEVASGSARGASLQELMSKGLFVPTDIVLDLIRERMEKAKAEGATKTGFLIDGYPRELDQGILFEKNVCPVDLIIFFDVSSETMKTRLLGRAAVSQRADDNEETIKKRIEIFNVKNGEIVEHYKDKVVRIVAEGAIDDIFNQVAKSLDPLIA from the exons ATGAAGACAATTTGGATAATCGGTGGACCAGGATGCGGCAAAGGGACTCAATGTGAACGTATCATCGGAAAATATGGATTCTATCACATAAGCAGCGGTGATCTATTGAGGGAAGAAGTTGCTAGTGGTAGTGCTAGAGGAGCTTCGCTTCAAGAGTTAATGTCTAAAGGTCTATTTGTCCCCACG GACATCGTGCTTGACCTGATAAGGGAACGGATGGAAAAAGCTAAAGCGGAAGGAGCTACGAAAACTGGTTTCCTTATCGACGGGTATCCTCGTGAATTGGATCAAGGAATTCTTTTTGAGAAGAAT gTCTGTCCGGTGgatttaatcattttcttcgATGTTTCGAGTGAAACTATGAAGACAAGATTGTTGGGCCGTGCAGCCGTTTCGCAAAGGGCCGATGATAACGAGGAAACGATCAAAAAAAGAATCGAAATATTTAATGTCAAAAACGGGGAGATCGTTGAACACTATAAGGATAAAGTTGTCAGA ATCGTTGCCGAAGGAGCCATCGACGATATATTCAATCAAGTGGCGAAATCACTTGATCCATTGATAGCTTAA